The genomic DNA GTGCAGATATCGCCAACACGGCTCATGCGGCAGGCGCGCAGCGCATCCACATGCGCCACCTCAGGCAGCAATGGCAAGCGTAGCAGCACGTGCGGCAAACGAATGGTGCGACTGCGCGCAAGCGCAGTACGCACAAGCTCGACGAACTCTCCCGCCGGCACATAGCCGGTCGCGGCGCCGGAGACTACGGCGGACAGCGCGGTCTGGCAGTCGGCAGGGACCGGACGCGAGAATAGCTGACCCTGGATGCCTTCGAGGATTGCCTCGCCACGTGCGAACGTCGTGCGGCGCCCAATGACCAGGTTCGCGCCGAGGTTCAGGACCAGCAGTTCATAGTGCTGCCGCATGGCTTCCCCGTCTTCTCGTACCACAATCTTCAAGGCCTCGCCGCAGCGGCGGCGCAACTGATGGATCTGTCGTGCCAGCCCTTCGAGTTGTTGGTGGCCGCCGTAATGGAATATCACCGTCGCGGCGACGGCATTCTGCGCGGTGGCGGCCACGGCTTCATTACTGTCGACCACCTCCCAGTGCTCGGGTATCCAGCGTTCACGTATCACCGCATCGCGGGCAACGATCACACGCTGCTCGTCGGGTGCCAGCAGACCGGCCTCCTCCGTGGCACCGGTGACCGCATCGCTTGCCACCATCAGGCGATGGTCGCGCGGCGAAAAGCGCAGCGCAAGCGTCTCGCTTGCTACGACGGCGTCGCGATCGCGCCAGAACGCGACTTCCCACGCGCGCTGACCGTGGCGCAGAGTGAGTCGCACGACGCCAGCAAAGCGGCCGTGGAAAGCATGCAGATCGGGAGCAGCGCAATTGTCCTCTGTCGCCGGCGGCGCCAATATCAGCAGCACGCCGTGGTGTCGCCGCGCGCACCAGGCGGAAAGACGGGCGCCTTCCTGCCGCAGCGCATTGCCATCGTGCCACGAGAAGAAGGCTTCCGCGCCGTCGACGAGGATCTGGCTGCCGTGCGCGGCGCATCGATCGGACAGCGACTGGAGCGCTTCGAGCAGGACGTCGATGCCCGGCCGCCCAGGCAAGGTGCGCAGCGAGCAGAGATTGGCCTTGCGGTGCAGCGATCCCGGGGCGTCAATGTCCAGGCCATGCTGGCGCAGCCCCGCCGCGATGGCCGGTGCATCGTGCGTGGACAGGACGGTCGCGGGGCCGCGCAGCGCGGGGACCGCGGTCTGCCAGAGCAGCGCATCGCGCGCCGGCGATGGCTCGGCGTAGATCGCGTGCACGCAATCTGGGGCGAGCGCCGCGAGCGCCGGCGGCAGGCCGTCGATGGCCAGTGTCACGCGATGCCGCGAGCGCGCGAAGCGGGGGCGGCGTGTTTCTGGTGCGCGCATGCCTTCGGTATCGTTCATTGCAGCCCTCAGTAGGCGGAGTAAGGCCGCACCGGGGTGGGCGGAAAAGCCCGGCCTTCCTGTCTGCTGAAGTAATAGCGCAGATACGCCATCGCGCGGTTCGGCGCATAGTTGCGCGAACGGTCGATCTGGAAACGCAGGCCAGCCACCAGGTATGGCGAAAAGTCGTACTCGACCGCGCCACCAAAAGCGTAGCTGAGGCCCCCGCCCGATCCGCCCGCATACACGGGAGGCGCGAGCTGATTGCTTGCCAGACGGGCTACGGCCGATGCCTGGAGGTCCGGCCGGGTCGGGTAGTACGGCATATCCTTCTCGTAGGTATTCGACCAGCCGAGCAATCCCTGCAACTGCCATGACCACGGCCCGCGCCGTCCGGCCCAGTCGAGCGGGACGCCAAGCGATAGATAGCGCTGCGGGCTGTAATAGCCGCCGTGGCCAAAACTGTAGAAGCGTAGATTTTCGGCATAGTGCCAGTAATTGGCCACCAGGCCGCTCTTCACGCGCTGGCCGCTTTGCTCGAACAGCGGCCAGTCGATGCCCGTTCGCAGCGTCAACTCGCGATTGGTCATCACGTTGTGCCCGGTCAGCAGGCCTGCGCCCAGATCTGCGAACACGCTGCCGCGACCCACGCCCTGGGCGTAGTGCAGATTGATGCCGTTGCGCAGCACACCGCCCCACGTCTGGCCGGTTGCCGGATCGGTCGCGCCGGCGTAGGAAATCAGGCTGCTGGTAACGGCGCGCCGCGACACGTCGACGGATGCCGAGGCATTGCCGAGTTCCGCGCGATAGCGCAAGCCGGCGGCGACGCTTTGCCTGACGAAGCCGAGCGGCGTGGTACCAATATCAGCGCGCCAGCTGTCGTAGGCGCGGTCCGACTCATAACCGGCTGCCAGCGCCATGCCGCGCTCATGCTGGGCCGCCGGCAAGAGGTTCGCATTGCCGCGCGCGGCAATCTGGCCGAAGGTGGTGACGTCGGCAAAGCGGTCGGCCGGCAGCGTGCCGGCATCGAGCAGGACGGTATCGGCCTGGAGGAAGGCGTGGCCGCTGTAGCCGTGCGGCATGCGCAAGTACAGCGGAATCTCGATGGCGTCCAGTTTCGATATGCCGGGGTCACCGGCCTTTTGCGACGCCAGGGTGGCGGTGGCGAACTGTCCTTGCCGGCGCGCCTCGAGCGCGCGCAGGGCGTGCTCGGCCGGCGTGCCGTCCGGCCCGGGCAGAACGCTCGCGCGCTGCTCCTGGGCCTGTGATTCGCGATACAGCGCCGCCGCCTCGTCGTAGGCGTCGCGCGCCTGGGCGATGCGTCCCTGCTGGACGGTGATATCGGAACGCTCCGGATACCTGCGCCGTAGCAAGTCGGCCACGGCCGCGGCTTCATCCTCTCGCCTCAGCGCGGTGAGACGCCGGGCGACGGAGAGCCGCGTATCGATATCCTCTTCCGGTGCGTCGGCCAGCACCGCGCGCACCAGGTCGGTGGCGGCATCAAGCTTGCCTTCGCGTTCAAGCATGCGGGCTAAGGTAAGGCGTGCGCCTGCGTCTTGCGGTTGCGAGGCAAGCACCGTGCTTGCGGCCTTGGCGGCAGCCGCATAGTCGCCCTGCGCGTCTCGCAGGTCCGCCAGGGTCAGCAGCCAGCGGCGGTCCTCCTGCTGCCTGGCCGGCACGGCAAGCAAAGCCTGCTGGGCGTGCGCCAGTTCGCCCTGTGCGATCAGGCGATCCGCTTCGCGCAACGCAAGCCGCAGGCGTTGCCCTTCGAACGCGGCGCGATCATCTTGCGAGAGACCGGGGCGCGTGCCCGCATCGTCCAGCCATGCTGCCAGTTCGCGGTCGCGTTGAGCCGCGGCGAGCAGCTCCCCGTAGCGCAGGCGCACGCCAATGGCGGGATCTTCGGGATGGGCGGCGAGCCAGTCCTGCACGAGCCGCAGCCCAACGTCCGGCTCGCGCAGGCCGATCCATTCGCGCCCGATCGTGGCGAGCATCTGCGGATCGGCGGCGGCCGCAAGCGTCGCGCGCTGCAATAACACGCGCGCCTGTGGCTCGTATCCGCGGGCAATCAGCTGGCGCGCATCACGCAACCGCTGCTGGGCGGCCAGGCTGCCAGCGAGCCTGAGCATGCCTTCGCTGCGTTCGCCCTGCAGTATGGGTGCGAGGACTTCGCTCGCACCGTCGATATCCTCCAGTGAATTGCGAAAGAGCGCATTGGCGTAACGCATTTCCGGCGCCTGCGATACCAAGAGTCCGTCGTCCAGCACGGAGCGCCCAAGCGCGGGCAGGCCGAGGTCGCGGTAGATGCGGGCCAGGGTAAAGCGGCTCCAGGGCGAATCCGGCTTCAGGCGGATGGCTTCTTCGAGCCGGGCCATCGCCGGGCTGTTCTTGCGTTGCGCTAGCAACTGATCCGCTTGCGTCGCCAGCATGTCGGCGCGCAGCGCGTTCAACTCGGCCTGGGCCCCCGTCAGGCGCTTCTCCGTGCCAGCGATCAAGGGAGCAATCTCTTCGTTGCGCTGGTTGTCGCGCAGGAGTGTCGCTAGCCGGCGCAGCGCGCCGAGATCCGGCTCGCGAGCAGAGAGCTGGTGACGCAACAACGCTTCGGCTTCCGGCAACTTCTGCTGCGCCATCAGCGCGTCGGCGAGGACCAGTTGAGCGCCGGGATTCTCCGGCTGTTGCGCCAGCGCCCGCCGGACAATCGCCTCCGCCTCGGCCGGCCTGCCTTGCGCGTTGGCGTCGCGCGCCCGTGCCACGGAACCCCAGAAGGCAGCGGTGGCGAGCAAGCCGCGCCATTTCCCCCTTGCTCGGGATCGAGCCGCAAAGCGCGTGCAAATAGCTCGCGCGCTTCATCGTGTCGGCCCTGGCGCATGCGGACCAGTCCCAGTGCTCCGATCAGCACGGCATCGCCCGCACGGGTACGGTAGGCGTCTTGCAGTGCGTTCTCAGCCTCAATCAGGTTGCCACGTTCAAGCTGTGCAAGGCCGCGCTGGCGAGCCTGGTAGGCGGGGTCGGCGAGCATGCGCCGGTGGGCATCGAGCTTTTCGGCAAGCGTGGCCAGCGTTGCCTGCGCGACCTGGTCGTCCGGTACTTCCTTCAGATAGAGCTCGAACGCGCGATAGTAGGCGGGGTCGTCGCGAACATTGTTCAGTGCACGGCGCCACGCTTCCAGCGCGGTCTTGCGATCCGCGTCGGGCCGCTGCGCGACACCATGGAGGATGCCCAGTCCCTCTTGGCGAGTGGCCTCACGCTCGGTGAGCAGGCTACCGAGTACACGTGCCAGCCGGGTGTCGCCCGGGTCTTGCCGGGTGGCAAGCCGCAACGCCGCGATGGCTTGCAGGCGTCCGGCGGAGGTGCCTGCCAGGATGCGATAGTATTCGCCCGCCAGCTCGCCGCTTGGCGCTCCGCGGGGAAATAGCGCCTGCAATCGGGCTGACGCCTCATCGGATTTCCCGCTGCGCGCCAGCAGGCGGATGCGGGCCATTTCCGGCTTGTCACGGGTTGCAATCCGATAGCTGTCCTCCAGCCCCCGTGTCGCCGGGTTGTCCGGATTGCCCTGGCGCATCTGGCGCAGGATCAGCTCGGCCTGGGCTGGGCGATTGGAGCGAATTTCGATCAGACCGAGCAGTTGCAGCGCGTCGGGCTGCCGGGGATCGAGCAGCAAGGCCTTTTCCAGCACCTCACGCGCGAGGTCGGCGCGGCCTTTCGCTTCCCACATCCGGGCCGCGGCCAGCAGTTGCGCCATTTCAGCCGAGAGCGCCGGACCGGGCGCGACCGCGGCGCTCTGGGCTTGGGCTGGTGCGCTTGCCGTGTTGGCCAGGAGCAGCGCCAAGGCTGAGACTAGCGCGCGGCGGCAGGGCATGTGGTTTTCCAGGCAGGGACGAGGGCGCCGTCGGCATCAAAACGATACATCCGGTCCAGGTAGCCGAGACCGAAAAGGGCAAGCACCTGGCTGTAGTATCCCAGTGGCGCCTGAGCAGCCAGAGCGCGTGTGCGTTGCGCCTGTGCATGGGCCAGGCCGGGCTTGCCCAGCGCTATGAGAAGCGGTACGACGGCGGCGGAGAAGCCGGCATTGCCAGCGTTGCGTCCGGGCATGCCCGTCTGTGTGTTCAAGCGTTCTGGCGGATAGCCGTTGGTGGCCACAAAATCGGCAAGCGGCTCGAACTTACGTAGCATGGCCGGGCGCAGCGGCTCCTGCGGCGCGAGCATGCCGGCCCAGAGGTACACCCGGATCGCGTTATATGCGCTCTCGGCCTGGGTTTTCGTATCCGGCTGGAAGCCGCGGACAGCGTGATACTCGACCCAGTCGGGGGAAAAGCCGAGCGGCGCAGTGGCCATCACCTGCCTGGCCGACGTCTCGACGAGGTGCGTCCATGCCGTTTGCTCAGGCAATGCCGTAGCGAGACGGCGCATGAGTTGCAGCGGCACATAGCTTGGATTCAGCCGCCACACATCGGGCTTGAGCTGGAATCCGACGGGGCCGGGAAGAAGCGTGCGGCCGAGGGCCGGCAACTGCGCGGTTTCCTCTTGCAGGATGCGGCCGGCCAAGACGGAGCCCAGCGCCGTGAAACGACGCTCCTGCCAAAGGCGGCCGGCCTCCAAAAGCGTGTAGGCGATCCAGAGGTCGGCGTCGCTGGCTGGGTTGGCATCGATCGTGCCCCATGTTCCACCGTCGCCGCCATCTGCGCGTTTGCCCCAGATCCATGCGGGAAGATGCGCGGTCAGGTCGCCGCGCGCGAGGTTGTCTTCGGTCCAGCCGAGCAGCTTGTCGAACATGGGGCGGTCGTTGGCAACCAGCGCAAAGAACAAGCCATAGGCCTGGCCTTCCGACACAGTAACGCTCTGCTCGCTGCTCGCATCGACGACGCGCCCCTCTACGCTGATCGTATTGCGCCTGAAGTCTTCCCAATCCGGCCAGGGACAGGTCGCCGCGCCACCGGCAACGGTGGCGGCGGCCATCATGCCGGCCAGGAGCCAGCGAGCAAGGCGAGCCCGCATCCGCGCCATGTCAGCCTCCCGCACGACGGGCTGCGATGCGGCTCAGCGCCAGAAAGGCGGCGAGCGCGAAGACCAGGCCGGCCAGGATCCCGGCGACCGCCATCAAGGCCGGATACGCGGAGACCTTGACCCAGATACGTGCATACCAGGGGAATTCGCCAACGTAATAGCGCTCGCCGATTCGCAGAGATTCGATCTCTTGCTGGCGGATGATGGTCAGGTCGCCTCGTACCTGGCTTACCTTGCCAGGGTCCTCCAGAGCGTCCAGCACATCGCCGATCCGGCCGGGATCGGCCGCGGTAATCGCTACCACACTCCTGCTCTTGGCGTAGGGCGACTCGAAGCCGATGAGCGCGACGATGGGGCCGCCGGCAGTCAGGATGGCCCTGCCGGCAGGCGCTGCAGCATCCTCTTCGAGGCCGTTCCACCAGTCCGGCCAGGCGCTGGAGCGCTGGTCACGCAGTGCTATCTCGGTCCTGCCTCGCTCGATCAGCAAAGGCAGGGACTTGCCCCATTGCGCGAGCCATTGTGCGGCCGAGCCTGTGCCAATGACCAGCAGGTTGTGGTCTGTGACACTGTCGATGGCCTTTACGGGCGTCACTGTCACACGCAGTGCCGGCAACCCGGTCCATTTTCCCATGTGGCCGAGCAGGGTCAGAAGCGTTTCCTTATCGCGGGCAGTGGGCGCGTCCGGAATCACGACCGCCGTATCCGCAAGGTCGGCAAGTCGTGTGAACGGATAGCCGCTATTGGCAAAGAATGCCAGATTGGGCAAGGCTGCGTAGTGATGGAAACCGCTGAAGTCGATGGTCGAGTCCGGGTCAATGGCGGCACGCGCCACGTCGCCCCCGTCGCCGCGCAAAGCCCGGTCTTCTGCGAGTCGATATGGAAGCGGAACTGAAGCTGATTGTTGCTGCCGACGCGGAAGGCTGGAATCTGGATCTCGTTGGTCACGCTGGCATTGCTGCCCGATAACAGTGGCACGCTCACGGCGCTCTCGTCGCTCTGGCTGCTTAGCGGCTTTAGCCGGTAGGATTTGACCAGTTGATCGTTGATGTCCACGCCCAGCACCGAATCGTTGTACGCGGACGGCGCCGTGTAGCGGTACTTTACATTGAGCGGGACGCTGCGTTGATTCCAGCCATACAGATCGGCGGGCACGCGCAGGTTGATGCGAATCGGCTCCGGACTATTGCCTGCCACCTGCAGTTGCTGCGGCTCCTTGACAAGTTCCTTGAACCATACCGGTCGATCCACCGGCGCCCAGTTTGGTGCATCGTACGGCTGGCGCGGTTGGCCCGGATCTACCGACTGCACCAGTGTGGCTGCGCCGGCCATCGCCGCCTTGCCCAGCACCAGCGCGTTGGCGGCGGTCTGCAGTTCCTGCGCGTTGCGCCCGGCAATCAGAAGCAGCTTGCGGCCAGGCGTGGCGGGGTTGTCGATGACGCTGATGGATGCGCCCCCGATCGCCGGTATATCCAGGCCAGCGGGCATCTCCGCTGGTGTCGCGAAGACAATGGCGTGCCTGTCCGCTGGCGGCGTGTCGGTCACAGGAAAGCGCGCCTCGCGGTAGCTCGCGAGCGCCCCCAGCCACGAAGCGACCACGCCTGCCGCGCGCAGCGTACTGCTGCTGGCCGTATTCGGTAGCACAAAAGGCAGCGTGACGCGGCCGTTGTCGCGGCGGTCGAAGAACGGCGCGGGTATCAGCGCAAGGCTATTCGGGAGACTGACGCTGGCCTTGGATAACGTCAGGGTAGTCGTCGGACTGATATCGGCCCACAGGCTGGAATGGGTGGGGTCCTCACACTGATCCACCGTATAGTGGGCAATGAGCTGGACGCCAATGCGGTTGAAATCGGTGAAGAAGCGCGGGTCGAGATCGAGTTCCCGCGTCACCGGCTGCCCTGCGTGCTCCTTGTCCAGCGGCAGCGTGGCGACCACTTCGTCGTTCAATGTGATCTTGATATGCGACAGAGAATGGATCAGCGAGGGCGAGTAAGTGAAGTTCAACGTCAGCTTTGCCGCTGTGACAATCTCATCGAGCCGTACCCCGACGTTCAGCGTCCGGCTGGCATTGACGCCGCGAAGCGCGATCGGACCGTATTCGCCCAGTTGGCGGAGTGCCAGGGTCTGCGCCTTGAGCGGCATCGCAGGTGCCGCCACGCTTTGCGTTGCGGGTCCAGGTGGAAGCGTGTCGTGCGCATTGGGCGCCGCCTGCGAGAGCGGCGACGCAAATAGCAGCCCTGCCGCAGCCATGCAGGCGCGCCGAATGGCTGACAACGGAAAAATCATGACGGAACGCTGGTTGTTTTGTAGGCGATATTGGACGAAGACCCCACTCCGGCGCTTCGCGTCGCGCTTCTTGCGAATATTCACGCGTGCGCATCGCCGATCAGGACGTCCTATTCCTATTCTCGAAATTGTCGGGTTGTCGCTCTCGCGCTAGGCAAGAGGACAGGCTCTCTATCGGCAGAATGGCAACATTCCTTTAGCCGGCTCTGTCACGTTACTGGCGCGGTCGCGTAAGATCACGGCGCGGTAGCGCTGCGTACTGAGAATGGGGTGATGTTCGCTCCCAGCCTCAACAGGTATGCCAAGCCATCGCCATGGTGCTCATCTTGGGCGTTTGGGCCGTCAAGCGGCTCTTTTGAAGCGGAATAGCAATGTCAGAGGGATTTCACGTACACGGTGCCCACGACCACGCGCTTGAGCACGCGGCGGAAATCGGTCATGCCGACAGTTTTTCGGGTCGCATTGCGGTGATGACAGCGATCCTGTCGACGGCTGGCGCGGTTTTCGGATATCAGGGCGGGGCGACCCAAAACGAAGCGCTGCTTCTGAAGAATGAAGCCGCTATTCACAAGACCGAGGCAGCCAACCAATGGGCCTACTACCAAGCGAAGGGACAGAAGCAAGCGATTGCTGAACTGACGGCACAGCTGCCCGGAGTGGATCAAGCCGCCGCCAAACGGAAGCGCTGCGCTACGGGTCGGAGAAGGAGCAAATCCGGCAGAAGGCAGAGGCGCAAGAGCGGGCGGCCAGGGACGCTGACGAGGCCAGTGAGAATGCCGTCCACCATCATCACCGCTGGGCACAAGCCGTCGTAGCTGTTCAGGTTTCTATCGCCTTGGCGGCAATCACGCTGCTCACGCGGCGCCGATGGTTGCAGGTGGCATCGTACGGGGTAGGCGCGATTGGCGGTGTTCTGGCTGTCCTTTCAATGCTCCACATCTAGGAAAAGATGAAAACGACAATCAGCCAGTTGCCAGTTGCCGGTTGAGCGTGTCGCGCTCCGTCTGCAGCCGCGCCCGTTCCTCGGCTCCGGCCGCAGCGGCGTCTTGCGCCCTTGCCTGCACGGCCGCCAGCTCGGTGCGCAGGTCCGCCCTTCTGGCGCAGCGTGCGCTCCCGGTCGATCTCGCGCAGCGCTCTGCGCTCGGTGGCGCTGGCCCGCTCCTGCGCCGCTGCGACCTGCTCGCGGGTGCTCTCCAGCTCCGTCGACAATTGAAGGGTCGGCCGCGCAGATCCGAAAAACCACCCAATCGTCATGGTTTTTTGCGAATTAAGATGACCGGTCATATACTGCTTCCACCAAACCGGATTTCGGTGTCATGGAGCACATCATGCAACTTAGCGGCAACACCATCTTCATTACGGGCGGCGGTTCCGGAATCGGGCGCGGCCTGGCAGAAGCCCTGCACAAGCAAGGCAATCAAGTCATCATTTCCGGGCGGCGCAAGAGCCACCTGGAAGCAACCGTCCGAGCGAACCCCGGTATGGCGTCGATCGAACTCGACGTCACTGATCCGGCCAATATTGCCGCGGTCGCCAGCCAACTGACGAGCGACTTCCCGAAGCTCAACATCCTCATCAACAACGCGGGCATCATGCAGATCGACGATGCGAGCGGCGCGGTCGACGAGGAACTGCTCGTGTCGACCGTGGCGACCAACCTGCTCGGCCCCATCCGCCTCACAGGCGCGCTCATCGAGCATCTGAAGAAGCAGCCTGACGCGACCATCATCAACGTGTCGTCGGTCCTCGGCTTCGTTCCGCTCGCCGTCACCGCGGTTTACTCGTCGACCAAGGCCGCCATTCACTCGTACTCGGAGTCACTTCGCTGGCGCCTGAAGAACACTTCGGTGAAGGTCCGCGAAATCGCACCGCCCTGGGTTCAGACCGACCTACTGAACAGCAACGACGAGCCGCGCGCCATGCCGCTTGCACCGTTCATCGCGGAGACGATGCAGGTGCTCGCGACGGACGCCAACGAAGTCCTGGTCGAGAACGCCAAGCAACTCCGCGCAGCGGTCGGGCCCGACAATGGCGCGTTCTCACTGCAGTTCAACGATATCTTCGTCGCTGGCTGAGCCCATCGGGACGATCGCGTCCCTGAACCAATTTAAAGGACAGAGCCATGGGCAGACCGAGCGTTCGTCCCCTGATCGTCGATGCAGGTCTGCGCGTCTTCCTGCGTGGCGGCTTCACCGCGAGCAGCGTCCAGGACATCACCGACGAGGCCGGCGTCCCAAAGGGGTCGTTCTACAACCACTTCGAAAGCAAGGAAGCCCTGGGCGCTGAAATCGTCGACCTCTACGCAGAGGGAGGCGAGCGGCGAGCGGCGCTGAAGGACAGGTCTCGCCCCCCTGGAAAGGCTACGCGCCCACTTCACGGGGCTGACCGAGATGTACAGGGCGGCGAACTTCTCCAAAGGCTGCCTACTGGGAAATTTCAGCGCCGAGGTCTCCGAGTCCAGCCCTGAGATTCGCGAGCGCCTCGCGGTGCTGTTTGCACGTTGGACTCGCGAGATGGAAGAGGCGATTTCCGAGGCGCAGCAGCGCGGCGAGGTACCGACGCAGACCTCGGCCGCCGACCTCGCGGCATTCCTGTTGGACGCCTACGAAGGCGCGATTCTCCGCTCAAGAGTGGAGAAGAGCTCACGCGCCTTCGAACGCTTCGAGACCCTCGTGTTCGAGAAGATCCTGCGTTAAGCCAGCACGTCGAGAGACGTGCCACCAACCAACCTCAAGACGGCAGACGCATATGGCGCATCGCCGTGTAGGAGCACGCCGGTATGAATACCGCAATCGCATCCGCAAC from Cupriavidus sp. D39 includes the following:
- the bcsE gene encoding cellulose biosynthesis protein BcsE encodes the protein MTLAIDGLPPALAALAPDCVHAIYAEPSPARDALLWQTAVPALRGPATVLSTHDAPAIAAGLRQHGLDIDAPGSLHRKANLCSLRTLPGRPGIDVLLEALQSLSDRCAAHGSQILVDGAEAFFSWHDGNALRQEGARLSAWCARRHHGVLLILAPPATEDNCAAPDLHAFHGRFAGVVRLTLRHGQRAWEVAFWRDRDAVVASETLALRFSPRDHRLMVASDAVTGATEEAGLLAPDEQRVIVARDAVIRERWIPEHWEVVDSNEAVAATAQNAVAATVIFHYGGHQQLEGLARQIHQLRRRCGEALKIVVREDGEAMRQHYELLVLNLGANLVIGRRTTFARGEAILEGIQGQLFSRPVPADCQTALSAVVSGAATGYVPAGEFVELVRTALARSRTIRLPHVLLRLPLLPEVAHVDALRACRMSRVGDICTVGSDSLYAFFFACRMNDMDAVCKRVFQRPLVDLFAGELRCGDQDSITALLETLETDVAGRSLPDYRGWLALHLDAPAAAATTLALSGEVQAMNALPRSDAHPRHQADARRRASCHGHARYR
- a CDS encoding cellulose biosynthesis protein BcsC, whose translation is MVRRALAQQPENPGAQLVLADALMAQQKLPEAEALLRHQLSAREPDLGALRRLATLLRDNQRNEEIAPLIAGTEKRLTGAQAELNALRADMLATQADQLLAQRKNSPAMARLEEAIRLKPDSPWSRFTLARIYRDLGLPALGRSVLDDGLLVSQAPEMRYANALFRNSLEDIDGASEVLAPILQGERSEGMLRLAGSLAAQQRLRDARQLIARGYEPQARVLLQRATLAAAADPQMLATIGREWIGLREPDVGLRLVQDWLAAHPEDPAIGVRLRYGELLAAAQRDRELAAWLDDAGTRPGLSQDDRAAFEGQRLRLALREADRLIAQGELAHAQQALLAVPARQQEDRRWLLTLADLRDAQGDYAAAAKAASTVLASQPQDAGARLTLARMLEREGKLDAATDLVRAVLADAPEEDIDTRLSVARRLTALRREDEAAAVADLLRRRYPERSDITVQQGRIAQARDAYDEAAALYRESQAQEQRASVLPGPDGTPAEHALRALEARRQGQFATATLASQKAGDPGISKLDAIEIPLYLRMPHGYSGHAFLQADTVLLDAGTLPADRFADVTTFGQIAARGNANLLPAAQHERGMALAAGYESDRAYDSWRADIGTTPLGFVRQSVAAGLRYRAELGNASASVDVSRRAVTSSLISYAGATDPATGQTWGGVLRNGINLHYAQGVGRGSVFADLGAGLLTGHNVMTNRELTLRTGIDWPLFEQSGQRVKSGLVANYWHYAENLRFYSFGHGGYYSPQRYLSLGVPLDWAGRRGPWSWQLQGLLGWSNTYEKDMPYYPTRPDLQASAVARLASNQLAPPVYAGGSGGGLSYAFGGAVEYDFSPYLVAGLRFQIDRSRNYAPNRAMAYLRYYFSRQEGRAFPPTPVRPYSAY
- a CDS encoding tetratricopeptide repeat protein, which gives rise to MPCRRALVSALALLLANTASAPAQAQSAAVAPGPALSAEMAQLLAAARMWEAKGRADLAREVLEKALLLDPRQPDALQLLGLIEIRSNRPAQAELILRQMRQGNPDNPATRGLEDSYRIATRDKPEMARIRLLARSGKSDEASARLQALFPRGAPSGELAGEYYRILAGTSAGRLQAIAALRLATRQDPGDTRLARVLGSLLTEREATRQEGLGILHGVAQRPDADRKTALEAWRRALNNVRDDPAYYRAFELYLKEVPDDQVAQATLATLAEKLDAHRRMLADPAYQARQRGLAQLERGNLIEAENALQDAYRTRAGDAVLIGALGLVRMRQGRHDEARELFARALRLDPEQGGNGAACSPPLPSGVPWHGRATPTRKAGRPRRRRLSGGRWRNSRRIPALNWSSPTR
- the bcsZ gene encoding cellulose synthase complex periplasmic endoglucanase BcsZ encodes the protein MMAAATVAGGAATCPWPDWEDFRRNTISVEGRVVDASSEQSVTVSEGQAYGLFFALVANDRPMFDKLLGWTEDNLARGDLTAHLPAWIWGKRADGGDGGTWGTIDANPASDADLWIAYTLLEAGRLWQERRFTALGSVLAGRILQEETAQLPALGRTLLPGPVGFQLKPDVWRLNPSYVPLQLMRRLATALPEQTAWTHLVETSARQVMATAPLGFSPDWVEYHAVRGFQPDTKTQAESAYNAIRVYLWAGMLAPQEPLRPAMLRKFEPLADFVATNGYPPERLNTQTGMPGRNAGNAGFSAAVVPLLIALGKPGLAHAQAQRTRALAAQAPLGYYSQVLALFGLGYLDRMYRFDADGALVPAWKTTCPAAAR
- a CDS encoding cellulose biosynthesis cyclic di-GMP-binding regulatory protein BcsB is translated as MDFSGFHHYAALPNLAFFANSGYPFTRLADLADTAVVIPDAPTARDKETLLTLLGHMGKWTGLPALRVTVTPVKAIDSVTDHNLLVIGTGSAAQWLAQWGKSLPLLIERGRTEIALRDQRSSAWPDWWNGLEEDAAAPAGRAILTAGGPIVALIGFESPYAKSRSVVAITAADPGRIGDVLDALEDPGKVSQVRGDLTIIRQQEIESLRIGERYYVGEFPWYARIWVKVSAYPALMAVAGILAGLVFALAAFLALSRIAARRAGG
- the bcsB gene encoding cellulose biosynthesis cyclic di-GMP-binding regulatory protein BcsB is translated as MIFPLSAIRRACMAAAGLLFASPLSQAAPNAHDTLPPGPATQSVAAPAMPLKAQTLALRQLGEYGPIALRGVNASRTLNVGVRLDEIVTAAKLTLNFTYSPSLIHSLSHIKITLNDEVVATLPLDKEHAGQPVTRELDLDPRFFTDFNRIGVQLIAHYTVDQCEDPTHSSLWADISPTTTLTLSKASVSLPNSLALIPAPFFDRRDNGRVTLPFVLPNTASSSTLRAAGVVASWLGALASYREARFPVTDTPPADRHAIVFATPAEMPAGLDIPAIGGASISVIDNPATPGRKLLLIAGRNAQELQTAANALVLGKAAMAGAATLVQSVDPGQPRQPYDAPNWAPVDRPVWFKELVKEPQQLQVAGNSPEPIRINLRVPADLYGWNQRSVPLNVKYRYTAPSAYNDSVLGVDINDQLVKSYRLKPLSSQSDESAVSVPLLSGSNASVTNEIQIPAFRVGSNNQLQFRFHIDSQKTGLCAATGATWRVPPLTRTRPSTSAVSITTQPCPIWHSLPIAAIRSHDLPTLRIRRS
- a CDS encoding SDR family oxidoreductase; protein product: MQLSGNTIFITGGGSGIGRGLAEALHKQGNQVIISGRRKSHLEATVRANPGMASIELDVTDPANIAAVASQLTSDFPKLNILINNAGIMQIDDASGAVDEELLVSTVATNLLGPIRLTGALIEHLKKQPDATIINVSSVLGFVPLAVTAVYSSTKAAIHSYSESLRWRLKNTSVKVREIAPPWVQTDLLNSNDEPRAMPLAPFIAETMQVLATDANEVLVENAKQLRAAVGPDNGAFSLQFNDIFVAG
- a CDS encoding TetR/AcrR family transcriptional regulator, which translates into the protein MGRPSVRPLIVDAGLRVFLRGGFTASSVQDITDEAGVPKGSFYNHFESKEALGAEIVDLYAEGGERRAALKDRSRPPGKATRPLHGADRDVQGGELLQRLPTGKFQRRGLRVQP
- a CDS encoding TetR family transcriptional regulator C-terminal domain-containing protein; the protein is MYRAANFSKGCLLGNFSAEVSESSPEIRERLAVLFARWTREMEEAISEAQQRGEVPTQTSAADLAAFLLDAYEGAILRSRVEKSSRAFERFETLVFEKILR